Proteins from a genomic interval of Yoonia sp. GPGPB17:
- a CDS encoding maleate cis-trans isomerase family protein: protein MFQPGQTLNSKSRTPEMDEGRFHRAKLGFILMSTDPSAEGDFRDMVPEGVAVYVTRLKTDDYTTNETLARHIDHMADAAARLQPDARPDVISYHCTSGSIVIGEERVMKEIHNGAPWAQPMCLAQGVLDALRELDAKKLVVGTPYLDEINTAEAEFLVARGFDVLDIQGLNIANGLDMGRVTPAYWKKFAIEIDQPGADAIFLSCGGVRALEAVSEIEQVTGKPVITSNQAQMWACLRRAGIMDELEGFGQIFKHPGRVLQPTI, encoded by the coding sequence ATGTTTCAGCCCGGTCAGACGCTTAACTCCAAATCGCGGACGCCCGAAATGGACGAAGGGCGCTTTCACCGCGCCAAGCTGGGTTTCATTCTGATGTCAACCGACCCATCAGCAGAGGGCGATTTCCGGGACATGGTGCCCGAAGGCGTTGCAGTCTATGTGACCCGATTGAAAACGGATGACTACACCACCAATGAAACGCTGGCGCGCCATATCGACCATATGGCCGACGCTGCGGCACGCCTGCAACCAGACGCGCGGCCAGATGTGATCAGCTACCATTGCACGTCAGGCTCGATCGTCATTGGGGAAGAGCGTGTCATGAAGGAAATTCACAATGGCGCGCCGTGGGCACAGCCTATGTGTCTGGCCCAAGGGGTGCTGGACGCGTTGCGCGAGTTGGACGCGAAAAAGCTGGTGGTCGGGACACCCTATCTGGATGAGATCAATACTGCCGAGGCCGAATTCCTCGTGGCGCGAGGGTTTGATGTGCTCGACATTCAGGGGCTTAACATCGCCAACGGTCTGGATATGGGGCGGGTCACACCCGCCTATTGGAAGAAATTCGCCATCGAGATTGATCAACCTGGCGCGGATGCCATTTTCCTGAGCTGTGGCGGCGTACGCGCGCTGGAGGCTGTTTCTGAAATTGAACAGGTCACAGGAAAACCCGTGATCACCTCGAACCAGGCGCAGATGTGGGCATGCTTGCGGCGCGCCGGGATCATGGACGAACTGGAAGGGTTCGGCCAAATTTTCAAACACCCCGGACGGGTGCTGCAACCCACGATCTGA
- a CDS encoding Ig-like domain-containing protein — protein MWLDLNQDGTIDDATERVFTQNAIVDGSGLTFSGTSVAIPSTAFNGTSYGRMIMQFNANPNLCGTYTFGTTVDFRLDIEGGAENPNAPQPPASVAATAGNGSASLTITPPLTGNTPTEYLVTVQPGGAEITVPASAIGSPVVIPGLTNDQEYTFEVTSVFDFTNAGGDTVPLSSSSSTTSNPVTPDGTAPAAPAGIDLTDATNSGSTSDTITNDDTPSIAGTAEPGSEVEVFVGGVSVGTVTADPTSGAWEFPFADGDLAEDDNVITTTATDPAGTTSAPSTPVTIEVDTTSPTATFNTPSGTQTGPFPASITFSEPVEGLTLTELMVQNGVASELTTTDNMTFTFTVTPTANGPVALSIAEDIVTDAATNGNESASSTPVVADIVAPSVTITGPAAGVTETFSVSFEFTEDVVGFTIDDIVVSGGTPSNFQGTGSSYTVDVTPVVGETVTIDIAGGAAQDTAGNDSIVAETFSVQSGSPATAFAEVEDEIKDIVVGIATRDLQNRMAAS, from the coding sequence TTGTGGTTGGATCTGAACCAGGATGGCACCATTGACGATGCAACCGAACGCGTATTTACGCAAAACGCTATTGTCGATGGAAGCGGCCTGACATTCTCTGGGACATCGGTCGCCATCCCCTCAACAGCGTTCAACGGCACGTCCTACGGCCGTATGATCATGCAGTTTAACGCAAACCCAAACCTTTGCGGAACGTATACCTTCGGAACAACTGTGGATTTCAGACTTGACATCGAAGGCGGTGCCGAAAACCCCAATGCCCCACAACCACCCGCAAGCGTCGCTGCCACCGCTGGCAATGGCAGCGCCTCTTTGACCATTACGCCACCACTCACTGGTAACACACCAACGGAATACCTTGTCACGGTCCAGCCCGGTGGAGCTGAGATCACGGTCCCCGCGTCGGCAATTGGTAGCCCTGTCGTGATCCCAGGCCTGACAAACGATCAGGAGTACACATTTGAAGTAACGTCGGTCTTTGATTTCACGAACGCCGGTGGTGATACCGTACCGCTGTCCAGTTCCTCATCGACGACCAGCAATCCGGTCACTCCCGATGGCACCGCGCCTGCCGCCCCTGCGGGTATTGACCTGACGGACGCAACAAACTCGGGCAGCACATCTGACACGATCACCAATGATGACACACCGTCCATCGCTGGCACTGCCGAGCCCGGCTCTGAGGTTGAGGTCTTTGTCGGCGGTGTCTCGGTCGGCACCGTGACCGCCGACCCCACCAGCGGCGCATGGGAGTTCCCCTTTGCCGACGGCGATCTGGCGGAAGATGACAATGTCATCACAACAACTGCAACGGACCCGGCAGGTACAACGTCTGCACCATCAACACCTGTTACAATTGAGGTGGATACAACGTCCCCGACCGCGACATTCAATACACCTTCCGGTACCCAAACCGGCCCGTTCCCTGCGTCGATCACCTTCAGCGAGCCTGTCGAGGGACTCACACTGACCGAACTCATGGTTCAGAATGGGGTTGCGTCGGAATTGACCACTACTGACAATATGACGTTCACATTCACTGTGACGCCAACAGCGAACGGCCCCGTTGCGTTGTCAATCGCAGAAGATATTGTCACAGATGCGGCGACCAATGGAAATGAAAGCGCCTCCAGCACACCAGTCGTTGCTGACATTGTCGCGCCGAGCGTTACGATAACCGGACCTGCTGCCGGTGTCACAGAAACATTCTCTGTCAGCTTTGAGTTCACGGAAGATGTTGTCGGGTTTACGATTGATGACATCGTAGTCTCCGGCGGTACACCCTCGAACTTTCAGGGCACAGGTTCCAGCTATACCGTGGATGTGACACCTGTTGTCGGGGAGACCGTAACCATCGATATCGCGGGAGGCGCGGCGCAAGATACTGCCGGAAACGATAGTATTGTTGCCGAAACATTTTCCGTGCAATCGGGTTCTCCGGCAACGGCATTTGCAGAAGTGGAGGATGAAATCAAGGATATCGTGGTTGGCATTGCCACGCGCGATCTTCAAAACCGCATGGCCGCCAGCTAA
- a CDS encoding diaminopropionate ammonia-lyase, producing MTDLLPAANVMHISAKRVAGDAAHRVLSKDGFDTAEVEITAWDGYAPTPLYALDALAAKVGVDKVLYKHEGPRFGLASFKALGGAYAALRVLQREVSQRIGQDVSLADIRNGHFRDDCAKITLVSATDGNHGRSLAWGCERFGAPCRIYIHAEVSEARAQIMRDFGAEVIRITGDYDASVALAKSEAEANGWFVVSDTSWEGYTEPPRDVMAGYGVMTREICRALDDAPTHVFLQGGVGGMAAGIIAALVQHWGAVSPRVVIVEPDLAPCLFESARQGKATTVEIAEETIMAGLSCGEPSALAWDILEQEASDYLIIPDTLVAPMVRLLARPLPGDPVIEAGESAVAGLSALVAARSDAALSAALGLDASSRVLLIGSEGITDPVIYQQIMEGLDAA from the coding sequence ATGACCGATTTATTGCCTGCTGCCAACGTGATGCATATCAGTGCCAAACGCGTTGCGGGGGATGCAGCCCACAGGGTGCTAAGCAAAGACGGGTTTGACACTGCCGAGGTCGAGATTACCGCATGGGACGGGTACGCGCCAACGCCGCTTTACGCGCTTGATGCACTGGCTGCAAAGGTCGGTGTCGACAAGGTACTGTATAAACACGAAGGTCCCCGCTTTGGATTGGCAAGCTTCAAGGCCCTTGGTGGTGCTTATGCGGCGCTGCGTGTCCTGCAACGCGAGGTTTCGCAACGTATTGGGCAAGATGTCAGCCTTGCCGATATTCGCAACGGCCATTTCCGTGACGACTGCGCGAAGATTACGCTTGTGTCGGCAACAGACGGGAATCACGGTCGTTCGCTTGCGTGGGGTTGCGAACGGTTTGGCGCGCCCTGCCGCATCTATATTCACGCTGAGGTCAGCGAGGCGCGTGCGCAAATCATGCGTGACTTCGGCGCCGAGGTGATCCGCATCACTGGCGATTATGATGCCTCGGTTGCATTGGCCAAAAGCGAGGCGGAAGCGAACGGATGGTTCGTTGTTTCTGACACCTCGTGGGAGGGCTATACCGAACCGCCCCGCGATGTCATGGCCGGGTATGGGGTGATGACGCGCGAGATTTGCCGCGCACTTGATGACGCACCAACCCATGTTTTCCTGCAAGGCGGGGTCGGTGGCATGGCCGCCGGGATCATTGCGGCGCTTGTACAGCATTGGGGTGCCGTATCACCCCGTGTCGTGATTGTTGAGCCCGACCTGGCCCCCTGCCTTTTTGAAAGTGCGCGCCAAGGCAAAGCCACAACAGTTGAAATCGCTGAAGAGACAATCATGGCGGGTTTGTCCTGTGGAGAGCCATCGGCGCTTGCCTGGGATATCCTTGAACAGGAAGCCTCAGATTATCTTATCATCCCAGACACATTGGTGGCACCCATGGTGCGGCTACTGGCGCGGCCCTTACCCGGCGATCCGGTGATCGAGGCCGGGGAAAGCGCTGTTGCGGGCCTGTCGGCCCTGGTCGCCGCGCGTAGTGATGCCGCCCTGTCCGCAGCACTCGGGTTAGATGCATCGTCACGGGTGCTGTTGATTGGGTCTGAAGGTATCACCGACCCGGTGATCTATCAGCAGATCATGGAAGGGCTTGACGCTGCCTGA
- a CDS encoding M24 family metallopeptidase, with product MTSPNATRGFPDSEFAARTRLAQERMESDGLDGLLVMTEPEVQYFTGFQSLFWQSPTRPWFVFVPATGKPIAIIPEIGANLMRQSWLDDIRTWSAPAPKDDGISLLTDLLTPLSRIGVMKGHETHLRMPLGDWERLIAALPGLQIADATGLVQGLRMVKSAAEIEKLSHICAIGSATFAQVPQMAHEGMPLDDLFRAFRREALAQGADGAPYVVGASASGGYADVISPPDATPLAAGDILMLDTGLVCDGYYCDFDRNWAIGHADDTAKRAYDVLWRATEAGLQAARSGNTCRDLFLAMSGVIGEMDDSGGDIGRLGHGLGLQLTEQPSHAAFDTTPLQENMVLTLEPSLSYGDGLMMVHEENIVVTLNGGHLLSTRAAPDLPVI from the coding sequence ATGACATCACCCAATGCAACCCGTGGGTTCCCCGATAGTGAGTTTGCCGCCCGGACACGCCTTGCGCAGGAACGGATGGAAAGCGACGGACTGGATGGTCTGCTTGTCATGACCGAACCTGAGGTGCAGTATTTTACCGGCTTCCAGTCGCTGTTCTGGCAAAGTCCGACACGGCCATGGTTTGTATTTGTTCCCGCAACCGGCAAACCAATCGCTATCATCCCCGAAATTGGTGCAAATCTAATGCGGCAAAGCTGGCTCGATGATATCAGAACCTGGAGCGCACCCGCCCCCAAGGATGACGGGATCAGCCTGCTAACTGACCTGCTTACGCCCCTGTCAAGGATCGGCGTGATGAAAGGACATGAAACGCATTTGCGCATGCCTTTGGGGGATTGGGAGCGTCTAATCGCTGCACTTCCGGGGTTGCAGATCGCCGATGCGACCGGGCTGGTCCAAGGGTTGCGCATGGTAAAATCCGCAGCCGAGATTGAAAAACTCAGCCATATCTGTGCCATCGGCTCTGCCACCTTCGCGCAAGTGCCTCAGATGGCCCATGAGGGGATGCCGCTGGACGATCTGTTCCGCGCCTTCCGTCGCGAAGCGCTGGCTCAGGGTGCCGATGGGGCACCCTACGTGGTGGGCGCCTCCGCTTCGGGTGGCTATGCCGATGTGATTTCTCCGCCAGATGCCACACCGCTTGCCGCAGGTGATATCCTGATGTTGGACACCGGGCTGGTTTGCGATGGGTACTACTGCGACTTTGATCGCAATTGGGCCATCGGGCATGCGGATGATACCGCAAAGCGGGCCTATGACGTCCTGTGGCGCGCAACCGAGGCTGGGCTGCAAGCCGCCCGTTCTGGAAACACCTGTCGTGACCTGTTTCTGGCTATGTCGGGGGTTATTGGCGAAATGGACGATAGCGGCGGCGATATCGGACGACTGGGCCACGGGCTGGGCCTGCAACTGACCGAACAACCTTCACACGCTGCATTTGACACAACCCCCTTGCAAGAAAACATGGTTCTGACGCTTGAACCGTCGCTATCTTACGGGGACGGATTGATGATGGTGCATGAGGAAAACATCGTGGTCACCCTCAATGGTGGCCACCTGCTCAGCACACGTGCGGCACCTGATCTTCCGGTCATATAG
- a CDS encoding trans-sulfuration enzyme family protein produces MNKDIKPATIAAHAAGAIDPQSGGVVPALQPSTTYLRDKGYDLVRQDNVYSRADSDNLRQAEEVLRRLENAEETFLFPSGMAAIAAVFRTLPNGATAVVQSGIYWGTSAWTREFCARREINLVEVDADDLLATCNSAKPALVFIETPSNPWLKTVDIRAIANATSATLVVDATAATPVLTRSLEFGADIVMHSATKGINGHSDVLAGVLSTNAKGAAIWEMIRDDRKMAGAILGPFEAWLLTRAMRTLPLRVERMSQNAQALAEYLLAHDAVDDVFYPGLPSHKGHEIAKKQMSGGFGSLLSVLVKGSKEDALRVVGKLQLFLRATSLGGVESLVEHRHTIEPHTGIPENLIRVSVGIEDIGDLVADWDQALT; encoded by the coding sequence ATGAATAAAGATATCAAGCCCGCCACTATAGCTGCCCATGCCGCAGGCGCCATTGACCCGCAATCAGGCGGCGTTGTGCCAGCATTGCAACCATCGACAACCTACCTGCGGGATAAGGGATATGATCTGGTCCGCCAAGACAACGTCTATTCGCGCGCAGACTCAGACAACCTGCGGCAGGCAGAAGAAGTGCTACGCAGGCTCGAGAATGCGGAAGAAACGTTTCTTTTTCCATCCGGCATGGCCGCGATAGCAGCGGTGTTTCGGACGCTGCCAAATGGTGCGACCGCAGTTGTACAGTCCGGTATTTATTGGGGGACCAGCGCCTGGACCAGAGAGTTCTGCGCGCGACGCGAAATCAATTTGGTTGAGGTCGATGCTGACGATTTACTGGCAACCTGCAACAGCGCCAAACCCGCACTGGTGTTCATCGAAACGCCTTCAAACCCGTGGCTGAAAACGGTTGATATCCGCGCAATAGCCAATGCTACCTCGGCCACTTTGGTTGTTGATGCGACTGCGGCGACGCCAGTTCTGACCCGCAGTCTGGAGTTTGGCGCAGATATCGTGATGCATTCTGCGACCAAGGGCATTAACGGCCATTCAGATGTTTTGGCCGGTGTGTTGTCGACCAATGCAAAAGGTGCCGCTATCTGGGAAATGATCCGCGATGATCGAAAAATGGCGGGTGCTATCCTTGGCCCCTTTGAAGCGTGGTTGTTGACACGCGCGATGCGGACCCTGCCATTGCGGGTCGAGCGTATGTCGCAAAACGCGCAGGCCTTGGCCGAATATCTGCTTGCACATGACGCAGTGGACGATGTGTTCTACCCGGGGTTACCTTCTCACAAGGGTCACGAGATCGCCAAAAAACAAATGAGCGGCGGCTTTGGTAGTCTGCTTTCCGTTCTGGTGAAGGGCAGTAAAGAAGACGCTCTACGTGTCGTCGGTAAGCTACAGCTGTTTTTGCGCGCCACATCACTCGGCGGCGTCGAAAGCTTGGTGGAACACCGGCACACGATTGAGCCGCACACTGGTATTCCGGAAAATCTGATCCGGGTTTCGGTCGGGATCGAGGATATTGGCGATCTGGTTGCCGATTGGGATCAGGCGTTGACCTAG
- a CDS encoding M24 family metallopeptidase — protein sequence MFERRLARFQSHLTDAGVDVALITDDDNVYYLTGYYDYLHMEFGRPTILVVPKDDEALLITPTIDLNSAQHAARVGHIAAWNDGMGHEWREELPGAVKTAAKVAIEPDHMPPPVRAYVDDLVTAERITSATPILNAMRMIKTGNELQLARHAGEVATAMMTAGRDAIGHGVPEYEVAIATSQAGTRKAAALLAAHYDDGDMSPNTHFLQIMASGKDIVKTHHRASTRIMKRGEPVFLCFCGMTNFHRFKLGFDRSFWIGDAPDDQIAVYEVAVASQKAALDALRPGVTAESVHAAYAEVIQGAGYEYPFRCGRATGFSFLEAPQLVTGDSTVIQPGMVLAVDGSVSVETYRAQVGDSFIITEDGWEPLTHHPKSVEEVIL from the coding sequence ATGTTTGAACGCAGATTGGCACGATTTCAATCTCACCTCACAGACGCCGGGGTTGATGTGGCGCTGATCACCGATGATGACAACGTCTATTATCTGACTGGCTATTACGACTATCTGCATATGGAATTTGGCCGCCCCACAATCCTTGTTGTGCCTAAAGATGACGAGGCGCTGCTGATCACCCCGACCATTGATCTTAACTCTGCCCAACATGCCGCACGCGTCGGCCACATTGCCGCTTGGAATGATGGAATGGGCCATGAATGGCGCGAGGAGCTACCCGGCGCAGTAAAAACGGCTGCCAAGGTCGCGATTGAACCAGATCACATGCCTCCGCCCGTGCGTGCCTATGTGGATGATCTGGTCACTGCCGAACGGATCACCAGCGCCACACCCATCCTCAATGCCATGCGGATGATCAAAACGGGTAACGAGTTACAACTCGCGCGCCACGCCGGAGAGGTTGCCACCGCGATGATGACCGCTGGCCGTGATGCCATTGGACATGGTGTGCCCGAGTATGAGGTGGCCATCGCCACATCACAGGCAGGAACACGCAAAGCGGCGGCACTTTTGGCGGCCCATTACGACGATGGTGATATGTCCCCCAACACGCATTTTCTTCAGATCATGGCGTCTGGCAAGGATATCGTGAAGACCCATCACCGCGCCTCGACCCGCATCATGAAACGTGGTGAACCCGTGTTTTTGTGCTTCTGCGGCATGACGAATTTCCATCGTTTCAAACTGGGGTTTGACCGCTCGTTCTGGATCGGGGACGCCCCGGATGATCAAATCGCCGTTTATGAGGTCGCGGTGGCCAGTCAGAAAGCCGCGCTGGACGCGTTGCGCCCGGGTGTAACAGCTGAGAGTGTCCATGCAGCTTACGCAGAGGTCATTCAGGGTGCGGGGTACGAATACCCATTCCGCTGTGGCCGAGCCACGGGTTTCAGTTTTCTCGAAGCGCCCCAGCTTGTCACTGGTGACAGCACTGTCATTCAGCCAGGTATGGTGCTGGCGGTCGATGGCTCGGTCTCGGTCGAGACGTATCGCGCTCAGGTCGGTGACAGTTTCATCATTACCGAAGATGGCTGGGAGCCGCTCACCCATCATCCGAAATCAGTGGAAGAGGTCATTTTGTGA
- a CDS encoding TFIIB-type zinc ribbon-containing protein, whose amino-acid sequence MKCPIDGATLVISDRSGVEIDYCPECRGVWLDRGELDKIIERSIGSSGGERRSDRRDDRYRERPRKKRDSFLSEIFDF is encoded by the coding sequence ATGAAATGTCCCATCGACGGTGCCACACTTGTGATTTCAGATCGCAGCGGGGTTGAGATTGACTATTGCCCGGAATGTCGCGGTGTTTGGTTGGATCGCGGCGAGTTGGATAAGATCATTGAGCGGTCGATAGGTTCAAGCGGAGGTGAACGTAGATCTGACCGTCGTGATGATCGCTATCGGGAACGCCCACGCAAGAAACGCGATAGCTTTCTGAGTGAGATTTTCGACTTTTAG
- the serB gene encoding phosphoserine phosphatase SerB codes for MQVVTLITTPKERNLDAALVDSLRNAWGGGDANWLAVDEAAEFATATVPDNQWDVWADLQNACVDLVIQPLEGRRKKMLLADMDSTMIRQECIDELAAEAGVGARVADITARAMNGELDFEEALIERVGLLKGLPEAMIEQVLDERITHMPGGYELVNTMKSHGAYAALVSGGFTAFTARVAAALGFDENRANTLIAADGKLTGDVGRPILGKAAKVEALEDITRRLGLSADDVLAVGDGANDLGMLKLAGTGVALHAKPTVQAQCDVRINHGDLTALLFVQGYSRDEFVT; via the coding sequence ATGCAGGTCGTCACCCTGATCACCACACCCAAAGAGCGCAATCTTGATGCGGCACTTGTCGACAGTCTGCGTAATGCCTGGGGCGGTGGGGACGCTAACTGGCTTGCCGTCGATGAAGCGGCGGAATTTGCGACAGCGACGGTGCCTGATAATCAATGGGATGTCTGGGCCGATCTGCAAAACGCCTGTGTCGACTTGGTGATCCAGCCGCTCGAAGGCCGCCGCAAAAAGATGCTGTTGGCCGATATGGACAGCACGATGATCCGGCAGGAGTGCATTGATGAACTGGCTGCCGAAGCGGGCGTCGGTGCGCGTGTGGCTGATATCACGGCGCGGGCGATGAACGGTGAGCTGGATTTTGAAGAGGCACTGATTGAGCGGGTTGGCTTGTTGAAAGGCCTGCCCGAAGCGATGATCGAACAGGTGCTTGATGAGCGTATCACCCATATGCCGGGTGGCTATGAATTGGTGAACACGATGAAGTCGCATGGGGCCTATGCGGCGCTTGTCTCGGGCGGGTTCACGGCGTTTACGGCGCGCGTGGCGGCGGCACTCGGGTTTGATGAAAACCGGGCAAATACGCTGATCGCTGCTGATGGCAAACTGACCGGCGACGTTGGTCGGCCCATTCTGGGCAAGGCGGCCAAGGTTGAAGCATTGGAAGACATCACAAGACGTTTGGGCTTGTCTGCTGATGATGTGCTGGCTGTCGGCGATGGGGCCAATGATCTGGGCATGCTGAAACTGGCCGGTACTGGCGTGGCCCTGCATGCCAAACCAACTGTTCAGGCTCAATGCGATGTCCGCATCAATCATGGCGATTTGACAGCACTTTTGTTTGTACAGGGGTACAGCCGGGACGAATTTGTGACCTAG